A section of the Deinococcus cellulosilyticus NBRC 106333 = KACC 11606 genome encodes:
- a CDS encoding DUF2087 domain-containing protein: protein MTLTPEQILDLCKALSDGNRLRILGLLAQQPLAVEKIAEALQVGVSTTSHHLSRLSKAGLVHAAAQGHYSIYSVRQETLTALGALLSDPARLAGLSEVQAAGDKFASKVLQVFLDEEGRIKAFPMQHKKMMVLLNHVLQVFESGQSYTEKEVNDLLLRFHDDTATLRRNLVEHGLMHREGGGGRYWRASDLPADEEA, encoded by the coding sequence ATGACCCTGACGCCTGAACAGATCCTTGACCTCTGCAAGGCCCTCAGTGACGGAAACCGCCTGCGGATTCTCGGACTGCTGGCCCAGCAACCCCTCGCCGTTGAAAAAATCGCAGAAGCGTTGCAGGTCGGTGTGTCGACCACCTCGCACCACCTGAGCCGGCTTTCAAAAGCAGGTCTGGTGCATGCTGCTGCCCAGGGGCATTACAGCATCTATTCGGTGCGGCAGGAGACCCTGACTGCACTGGGCGCTTTGCTGTCTGATCCTGCGCGTCTGGCAGGCCTCAGTGAGGTGCAGGCTGCAGGGGACAAATTTGCCTCCAAGGTCCTGCAGGTCTTCCTGGATGAAGAGGGGCGCATCAAAGCTTTTCCGATGCAGCACAAGAAGATGATGGTGCTGCTGAACCATGTGCTGCAGGTCTTTGAGTCCGGTCAGTCGTACACAGAGAAGGAGGTCAATGACCTGCTGCTGCGTTTCCACGACGATACTGCCACCCTCAGACGCAATCTGGTGGAACACGGCCTGATGCATCGCGAAGGGGGAGGAGGCAGGTACTGGAGGGCCAGTGATCTGCCTGCAGATGAAGAAGCCTGA